AGCCCTGCTCCACAGTCATGACCAAGCCCCTGGGGGGGCTCACACCCACCCTGCACATCTTGATGGAGGAGGGTTGCCCCAGTCCTCCAAGCAAAGGAAGGGCCATCTCCCTCCCACCAGCCACAGGCAGGCAGCAGAACAGGGACTCCAGCCCTGCCTTCCCCCTGGCGCACACACTCTGGTTTCCCCTacaccagcagctctgctggcccAAGTTAAGTGTAGGCCAGAAGTTAAGTGTACGCAGTGCTTGGTTGTGGCAGGGGCAGAAAGCATGGGCACAGACATGCTAGAGGCAGAGTTTATTACACTACGCAGGCTAAGAACCCTGGGCAAGACCCCACATGGGTAAGAATCGAACCAGCTCTTTATCAAAAAGTTAATACTATAGTCAACCCCGTTCTCCTTTGGTCATTACAAAGcaagagaaatattaaaagaaagatatttatACAGAGGGAAGCTGAAGAGATTCTGTCCagccctccccccccaccccactcccagcACATTCAGGTGCCCGGTCTTCTGGCTGTCAGGAGCAGCAGAGTATCAAATCTTCACAAGATGTCAGGTTCTTGgggtttattattattgttgtcaATAAAAGCATAATTACTGAGAGCTGCCATTCCTGTTCCTCCCCAGGGAGGGCGGAGGGGCAACACCAGCTCCCCTCGTGCTCTGCCCTCCCAGTGTAGGGGATGGCTGTGTACACGGGTGTGTGAGGATGCACACACACTTCCTCTCGCCAGTgcacacacacagcacagctggcACAGGCGATGTGGTCTCTGATCCCTCGTTTGTatgcagtcttttaaaaaaaatattgtattataataataatatgaatttctctttccatttcGTGTCTTCTGGAAAAGTGTCAATCGTCCGTGAGGTCCTGCACAAAGAGGACTTCCGTGTGGCTGAGTCCGGCCTCCTGCAGCGTGGGTGGGTTGGGCCACTCCTCTGTCGGGAGGCAGGGCAGGACACGGCGAGGGAAATTGGCCTCAATCTGGAACTTTTCAGGGCTTTCTTTCAAGGAGAACAAGAAGTCATGGATCACCTGGGAAAGAAGCACAGGAATAAGTGCCAGCTGGGAGAGCAATGACACAGCCAGACTGCATCTGTGGCATCTCAGAGGGGGCAGGTTACCAAAATTTGCACCATCACTGCACTGTAGACAGGAGACAGCCACTTTCTTAGCATATATGAAACATGACTTGTCACAGAGTACCTGGGGAGTCCACACTGTTTCTGGCACTTCCTACACCATTTAGTTGGGAGCAATAAGTTTCAGcttttcaggagaagaaaaaaaagtttttcatttttttctctaatctcTCTCTTCTGAGCTAGTGGGACCAGGCCTCACGACACCCTCCTTACCCAGGAACAACTCTGACTGCTAAGGCTCTTGGCAAAGGTCACCATTTGACAAAGTCCAATGGAACCAAGGCTTTGCTGAGCCACCCAGAGAACCTCTCGACCCCTCTTTTACTCTGGGAATCCCATCAGCTCTGCCCCAAGCTCACCGTCAATGACTGTGTGAAGTGGAATCGCCGCTCCACTCTGGAATCGTTAGGCAGCTTGAAAATGATCTTAACACTCTCTGGGTCATCGGGATGTGGCTCGGGAGGAAGGCATTCAGACTTccgctccttctcctcctgcagcGTCTGCGAAGTAAGGATGGAGCAGGAGCAACGGGCATGCACCAAGCTGACCTTTATGCTTGTCCCCTGCACAGAGCTGCTCCAGGAGGCTCAGAGGACACCCAGGCCCCAAGCAAGACAAGCAGCTCCAAACAGACAAGAaagccctgctgcaggcactgCTCCTGCACAGGGTGAGCATCCAGCGAGGCACAGCAGCCTCTCCAGCAGTCACTTTGTTCTCACCTGTCGCCGCTTCTCCTCTGCTAGTTTTTGCTGCtgcacttcctcctccttcttcttcttcctctcccgTTCCTCTTTCTTCTTGCGCTCCTTTTCCTGGTCCGCACGCAAGGATGCCAGATATGCCTCGTCCTGTTGCTGCCTCAGAACTTGGGTTTGGTTCCTCTCTTCCCTGCAGACATGAGCAGGGAGCGGTCAGGGTTAGCAGGCCCCCAAGTGAGGGCACGGCAGGCCGATGGCAGACCTGAGGGTGCGGGTACAGCCTCAAACTCATAGGAGCACACACATCAGGTAATGTCTCATTTAGAACACCACAAGCTCCTAAAATGCAAGTGGTCTCCACCGTCCCCAGCACACAAACTGTTTCTCTAGCCTGAATGGAAATGAACTGAACACAAGAGATTTCTCACCCACTGCAGCTTGACAGGGTGGACAGACAGCACATAAGCAATGCTCAGGATTTATGCCTCATACTTGAGGCTCTTTAAGGTTTTATCTCCTTCAGGTAATTCCTTGTGTGTTTCAGAAACCAGAGACATCAAAATATGTTACTGGGTCTCCCACAGAGACcatggggcaggggaggggcagACAGAACACCAGAAGGCAGCATCCTACTTTGGACAAAGCCTGCAAATCCCTACAGTTACCAGGGACTGGAGCTTGTGCTCGTGAGGCACTGCCAAAAACACAGTTGGAATTCAGGACAGCCAGTCCAGGCAGCAACACTCGCCCACCAACTGGCTATGGATGCcagctctcctcctgcctgctttgcTCTCACTTGACTCCTACCAGCTATTGTCCAAGCTTTACCTGCAAAGCTCCAGCACGCTAAAGGTGTGCTCCACCTGCGGAACACAGTAGAGCACTCACACCCACCTTTCATTAGTGGGCAACACATCCAGCTCCCTGGCTACAAGGTGGCCTGAATTTACGCACCAATGATCCCACTGGGAAGAGGGGAACCCAGGGGCTGTGTTTCAGAATGGGAGATGCTGAGCTACTTGTCTACAGTGGTGTGtggagggaggaaggggcagagcctGCCTCCACAAGGTCTGCATTACTGCAGCTCAGGTTCCATCATACCTTTCCAGACGTTCAGACACCAGGTATGTCTGGTTGGCATCCATGATGAACATCAGTTGATTAATGAGGTCATCAGCCTGGATGAGGCCTTCCAGACGTCCAACTACTGTCATTCTGCGATCCTTCAGCATGATCACAGCCAGGAATGGGTATGTGTTCTCTCGCAGAGCCTGGGAGACTGGGAAACAGGCACAAACATCACTGTAACTGTCCCAATCCGGAAGGGTCAGCAAGGGGTACAGCACAAAGCCTTTCCATCACCAAGGGCCTAGGAAAACAGCTGCAATCTCTTCCAAGGCAGAAAAGGCCTCAGGCTCCATTTTGTCAAACTAAACCCTAAAAATCAGCAAAGGGAGGAAGTGTCTTGGAACATAGAAACagagtggaaaaaacccaaactttcaaGTAACGAAAAAGGTTCTTTAATTCAAGCAGGAAGTAAATTGCTCTGAATGTCCATTCAGAATGGGACAGAAAAAGCCCTGGGTTTAAACTCCAGGAAGAGAAGTACAGGTCAAGCACAGGAAAACATTTGCTAAGACAATTAAGGATGGCTAGACTCTGGAAGATACTGTCATGGGGAAGACGCCAGAGAGTCCATTCTGGATTCTTCTGAAAATTAGGTTGTTTCTGCCAGAGGCAGGCACTGTCTTTGGGCAGGGAATGGAGCAGATCAGGGACTTTTAAATTACAGTTTGCCCGTGGCTTCTCCTTAAAACACACATAGTACATCACACAACTTGAGAGTTGTTATTACAAGTGGAACCCTCCAAACTAAATCAGAGCACTCCATGGATTAAACAAAAGGCCACAATCCGTTCCAGCTCTGCTTTCTAGGCTGTGACTCCAAAGCACTGCAGCAATGAAAGAGCAGTAAGTACAAGAATGTCTCCTTAGAAAGCCATTCTTACAAGGTGTCCAGAGCTGGTAGCTGAACTATGAAGCCAAGAATGACTTGGTATCAGAACTTCTGGCCTCTCCTGCTATGAAACAGGAAGGGtgagaagaaacacagaaagcagGAACAGGACTTTGGGAAAAGGCTCCATTTGCAGCAAAACCCCATCAAAACGATGGCAGGCCAGGTATCAACAGCTCTGGAAAGACAATACTTGAAAGGATCTCACTGTGGGCTTTTGAGGAGACAGTGAGACTGGGTGTGGAGTAAAGATGACTGTCTCAAGGAAAGAATGCACCTAAGTGTCACCTCAGGCACAATATGAGCTGGTGTTAAGGGCACAGCTATTTAGATACTTGTTTCTGCATTCAGTTTAatcctcagcacacacccaccaaCTCCCATTAACAAAGTACTGAAAGCAGCTTGAATATCCACAGCAAAGAGCATGCAACTAGGACTGCCCAGGAACACATGGAACAGTGGAGGTGAAGAGCAGAAGGTATTTCCCTGGCATCCAAACAAGCCCTCTAAGATACTACATGGAAACCAACACATATTTCCCCATGCAATCCTGAAATCTCTTGTCTGCACAAAAAACAACTGTGTGTTCAAACACGTAAATTTGTCAAAGAGCATTTGTCTTTGTCTAGAGATGGGAGGGAATAGGTAAAGCCCAGGAGGGACACACTCACCTCTATATCCCTCTGGTTTATTGGTTGAGCAAGCCCAGAAGAGCATTCTAGTGTTTATGAGGGCGATCACCTCAGGTACGCACAGTGTATTGCTAGGGGATGAGAAGAGATCATGTGAATGAAGTTGCATTTCAAGTGCATAGATAATTATTTGGAAAACTGTCCTACCTACCGGCAGAATTCATCTGTGTCTTGGTGGTCATCTCCATGAAGATAAACCAACAGGAAGCGCAGCTCCCGCTTGGCATCATTCAGTGCCTTGGCATAAGAGCAGAGGAGGTAAAGTTACAGGGTCTCTAGGCAAGGGGAAAGTGGCACCCACAAGACCTGCGTGACACAGCTCAGCAACATTTACTCGGGCCATGACTCTGCCACTAGCGTGGTTTTAATAAAGTAGCAATAGAAGATGAACCTGTCAGACCTCCTGATCAAACCTTCATTTAAGGGGGCTCCTGGGGTGTTTTCACACCTCTTTCAGGATGTGGTGCTGGAGAACACTTGAAGTCAGAGCAAAGTCAGGTAGGCAACTGTGGGGACTAACACCCCCCCACTGCCCTGCCAGACTCAGCTGGCAGTGAAGAGCCCTCCTTTACCCTGCAGACTCGCAACAGCCAAGGCTGAACTTTCGACTCTAGCCTGTACAGGACAATCTTCAGACCACATCAAGTGAAAACACTACTAAAAAAGGTAACTCAATAACGCTGCAggccccaacaaaacaaaaccaaaacattttgcatCTACAGCCTCTGGATTCCACCCACCAAAGAGCATTTCTTAACAAGACCACAGGATAAGTGCAGAATAGCCTTCCTGTTTTACTGGCACTGAGTTTTGGTAGCGTAACCATTCCATGGTTATTTAAGTTTGGATTCCAGACAAGACAGAGGGGCCTAGAAGAGCTGCGGAGGCGGCGAGCTCCATCGCTGTGCAGTGTGGAACAGATACAGACTCCACATTCTTCCCTGGCACTCAGGAAGCAGTGCTGATCCAACTGTCTGCTGGGATGCACTGCAGGAGGCCCTTCCCTTGGCTAGGCTGAGAGAAGGTGCGGAAGAGGCAGCACCCACTGGGACGTCCCTCTTCTACAGAGAGCGCCATCAGCCCACATCTAACATATGGACTCTCACCTCACATAATTTCTTCAGGGGCTCCCTCTCTCAATTTTGAGGTCCTGCACCAAGTTCTAGAGTTTCATTATAATACAAACCCAGGCAGTCAATCCCAATTTGGTCAACAGAAGGACAGACTCTGGCATACCACATCAGTTTATAAAAACAAAGGCAGGATTACAAAGAATAGCTGTTGGCTACAGAGCCATACAGACGGTCGAGGAACAGTCAGAGCAGCTTTGCTTTCCAACTTTGCAGGCTTGGCATGTCATCAAGCCTGGCAGACACTGGTTTTCCAACACACTTGTTCACTAGCTCTCCATTACCCTGTTAGAAGTTTGGGGACAAACACTgggcttttaatttaaaagtgattttgcCATGTAGGCCCTGATACAGTCTGGCAAAATCCCCACTCTCCATCTCCCCAGGATCTATGCACCAACATGTGACACTGACCTGGCTGTAAGTTCCCTGGTAGAAGACAGGGTGTATCCTCCCATATTTTTCCTCAAACATATGAATAAACGAAATAATGTCACCCACTGGGTCAGTGACCCGACTACGAGGATCAGGGCGTATAAAACGCAGAGCAAACCTAGGAAAGAAGCAAAGGACACTGGAAATTCAGCTTACTGACTTTCTGAAGAACAGGTTTTCTTTTCCACAGACAGTCACTGGTATtcataaggaggaaaaaagtcagaGCTGGGACCCTTGAACATTTATAATCACAACCTAAACTGCCACCTGATCCAAACTGATACCACTGCTACAGAAGCCCCCCAGTCAAATATCTCATACCAGGCATCAACAAGTATTTGAATTCTTTGTGATTAACAGTTTTGACTTCCTCTGGAGCATCAGGCATAAGCCACACCAACAGTATGAGGTTTGAGGAATTTAGTCAAAGACAGGGTGTTAAAAGCCACACAGTTTTGTCCAGATAGTTTTGAAAACTGCACTTCTGCTATTCCAAGTCTAACAATTCTGAGTGCAAAGAGCTGCAGAAAAAGAATATTACACTAGGAGTCCAATGAAAACAGGAGAAACAGTTATTCCTCTGAGGCTGAAAAAGCTTAACTCCAAAGCAGATATCAATATTGTTTAGTTCTATTGATGCATAGAAGTTACACTGAACTCTGGAAAAAatctttaatgggaaaaaaagtaatacaacAGGGGAAATGGCCAAAACAATGCAGATGCATGACCACTGGCTATTTATCACCTTCCaatatttcctttcctctctatCAATGCTGTAAGGAGGCAAGATGAACTAGCCCTTCAGGGCAGTAAAGGGAAAAGAGGCAACAGacaccaaaggggaaaaaagcagcaatgtttACAGTTCAGGTTTTACCAAACAACAGAGGGATTAAGGCAGGTTAACCCGCAGCCCAGCCCAATGGGAGATGATTCTGATCAAGTTGTTTGTTCAGAAATACCTGATAGTATGACACTGTTTTGCATCCCCTTTGTGTGACACTCAAACTGTAAAGCCACATGGAGTTGAAActccaaattaaatatttcatttataaagCTGGAAGATGCTCTTTCTCCTCTGCAATAAGATTTCTTACTAAAGTGTAGGAACTTTACAAAGCTACAGATAAAGCCAGCTgagcaaataaatgtaaaaatctgGCATTAAAGATCCAAGTGACAGAGGTACAGCCAAACCTAAGCTGTAGAATGTGCCTTGACGCAGTCAATACATGAGTCAGCACAAAAAGGTACTTACCTAAATATATCAAGTAATGTGTAATAGGTAAATCGGAATGGAAGCATTATGAAGTAGTAACCCCATCCTAACAGGCCCTGAAATTACAAATAAAGAATTAGAACAGTCTCCACACCAGGAACAGGCCTGCTAAAGCAAAGTGTCCACCAGCATCaagcacacaggcacacatgGGAGTATCAGTGCTCTAACCAGTACAAAAGACCTCAGCAATATTTCATGGCTTTGGACACGTCAAATTAAATTTAAGTGACTAACCTGATTTATTCAGAATTCAATGTGACATGTCTAAAACCTGGTGTCACTGACTATTCAAGCAGCAATGCTTTTGCTCTGTGCTAATTTTCTTAACTGTACAGAATGATGAACAGCACTGAGTCTTACAGGTCCTCAGACAAATTTGTCTGTGAAACATTAATGCAAGTAAGTGATGCTGTAttcaaattaatataaatttGAGGTGTTCtaaaaacaaataatacattGTCACCCTGCCATGAGGA
This genomic interval from Athene noctua chromosome 12, bAthNoc1.hap1.1, whole genome shotgun sequence contains the following:
- the FAF2 gene encoding FAS-associated factor 2, whose amino-acid sequence is MAAPEERELTAEQTEKLLQFQDLTGIESMDQCRHTLEQHNWNIEAAVQDRLNEQEGVPSVFNPPPSRPLQVNTADHRIYSYVVSRPQPRGLLGWGYYFIMLPFRFTYYTLLDIFRFALRFIRPDPRSRVTDPVGDIISFIHMFEEKYGRIHPVFYQGTYSQALNDAKRELRFLLVYLHGDDHQDTDEFCRNTLCVPEVIALINTRMLFWACSTNKPEGYRVSQALRENTYPFLAVIMLKDRRMTVVGRLEGLIQADDLINQLMFIMDANQTYLVSERLEREERNQTQVLRQQQDEAYLASLRADQEKERKKKEERERKKKKEEEVQQQKLAEEKRRQTLQEEKERKSECLPPEPHPDDPESVKIIFKLPNDSRVERRFHFTQSLTVIHDFLFSLKESPEKFQIEANFPRRVLPCLPTEEWPNPPTLQEAGLSHTEVLFVQDLTDD